The sequence TGCGCCAAAACGCCCGCTGCCAACATCACCGCTGGATTTGAGGTATTGGTGCATGAAGTGATTGCCGCCAGCAGCAATGCCCCATGGTTTAAGCGATACGTGTGATCATCAAGCACTACCGTAATCGGTTGCTGCTTTTGCTGCACGGCGGCGACCACCGAAGCTGGCACATCGCGCAGGTTTCGGCGATCTTGAGGGCGAGCTGGCCCTGCGACACACGCTTCAACTGTTGCAAGATCAAACTGAATCAGTTTGGCAAACTTGGGCAACGGAGCATTCGGTTGGCGAAACAGCCCTTGAAATTGATAATATGCTTCGACCTGTTGCACTAGTTCGGCTGAACGGCCTGTCGTTTGAAGATAACGAATCGTTTCTGAATCAACTGGGAAGTAGCCGCAGGTAGCCCCATATTCAGGAGCCATATTGGCAATCGTGGCACGTTCGGCAATACTAAGCTGATTAACTCCAGTGCCACAAAACTCGACGAACTGTTCAACGACGCCCGCTTGACGTAAGCGTTGGGTAAGACTTAACACCAAGTCGGTTGTCGTCACACCTGGACGTAATGTGCCAGTTAATTCAACCCCAACGACGCTGGGCAGCGTGAGCATGAGTGGATAACCAAGCATAACTGCTTCGGCCTCGATGCCACCTACGCCCCAACCAAGCACCCCTAAACCATTAATCATCGTGGTATGGCTATCAGTTCCACAAACACTATCCGGCAGCATGAGTTCACCAGCTGCGGTTACTTGGGTTTGCACAACGGTTGCAAGGTGTTCAAGATTAATTTGGTGAACAATGCCGCTACCCGGTGGAAAGACCCGCACCTGCTCAAACGACGCTTCGGCCCACCGTAATAGCTGATAGCGCTCTTGGTTGCGTTCAAACTCGTAGCGAGTGTTGATGGCGAATGCATTTGGCACACCAGCCACATCAACAATAATCGAGTGGTCTACAACGACATCAGTTGGTACAATTGGATTGACTGTGCTTGGGTCTCCGCCAGCTTCAGCTACTGCCTCGCGAATTGCCGCTAAATCGACAAATACCGGAACCCCAGTAAAATCTTGTAATAGCACCCGCGCTGGCAGGTAGGGAATAACGACTTTTGGCTGTGCAATGTCGGGCCGCTGGAGTTGGTTAATCAATGCTTCGATCGCTGCGAGGTCGCCCAACCCGCGTCCGAAGGCGCGTAATTGTGCTTCAAGCAAAAGCCGGAGCGAAAATGGCAGGGTTTCAAGCTCAAGCTGATAACTCCTTGCCAGGGCCTGAATCGACCAAACGCTGTAGGTTTGGCCTGCACACTCCAATGAGCGTTGGAATGATGAATTCAATGCTTGCATTAGGCCGTTCCTTCTAAGCGGCGAGCCAAGGCTAAGCGATCAATTTTGCCATTGGCATTCAGCGGCATGGTTTCAAGTTGATAGATAGTGCGCGGCAGCATATAGTTTGGGAGCAATGGCTGAACTGCCTGCCGCAGATCGCTGGTTGCAATGCTCGGTGCAATTACAAATGCGACAATTCCGCTCGCCGAGCCGTTTTCAAGCGGCCAGCCCAACGCAACCGCAGCGACTACGCCTGGTTGAAGTAATAAAGCCCCTTCGATCTCGCTTAATTCCACCCGGTAACCATGAACTTTAATTTGCTGATCGCTGCGCCCAAGATAGATCATGCTACCATTGGCGCGACGAACAACCCGATCACCAGTACGGTAATAGCTGATTTCTTCGCCATTAAGCTGTTTGCTGCGCAGAAACCGTTGCTCCGTGAGGTTGGGGTTGTGCCAATAGCCTTGAAAGGTTTGTGGCCCAGCAACGCATAATTCGCCTTCTGTGCCAGGTTGCACAGGATTGTCGTTTGCATCAACGACCAAGGCAGTTAAACCGGGGTACAGCTTGCCAATCGGAACAACTTCATTCAAACATTCAGTAGGCGAGGTCTGCGAATTCCAACGATAAACCGCACAGGCAATCGTTAATTCGGTTGGGCCATAGAGATTTTCGATCATTGAGTTGGGCGCAGCAAGTTGCCAAGCCTCGGCTGTAGCTTTCGGCAAGGCTTCGCCACAAAAAAGGCTTAAGCGTAAATTGGGCAAGCTGTTGGGCTTGAGCAGTTTTTGTTTGCGCAGCAAGGCGGCGACCGATGGCACCGAAAACCAAACCGTAATCTCCTGCTCTTCAATTAAACGAAAAGGTGAGAGCAATTGGAGCGGCTGGAGAACACAGACCGCTGCACCATGATTCCAGGCCATAAAAAGGTCAAAGATTGCCAGATCAAAGGTTTGATCAAAAGTCTGGCTCAGTCGATCAGCAGGTGTAATTTGATATCGCGCTTGATTTACCTTGAGAAAGTGCGTGACATTGGAATGACTAATTGGTACGCCTTTGGGGTTGCCTGTGCTGCCTGACGTAAATAAGAGATAGGCAATTGCTTCGGGCGGCACGGCAACTGGCACATGATCGGTCGGTAGCTCGGCAAGCTCGGCTTGGCTATAGATCGTCGTATCGAGTGTAGGGGCATGCAAACAATCGGGCAAGAGGACACACGGTGGTAGCGCTGGCAGCGAATCGGCCAACTGCAAAAATTGGCCATACGAGTGGTGATCAACAATAATCGCATCAAGCTCGGATTGCTCGATCATCGCTTGGGTGCGCTGAATCGGAAAGGTATAGTTCAGTGGCACAAAGGTTGCACCAG is a genomic window of Chloroflexota bacterium containing:
- a CDS encoding amino acid adenylation domain-containing protein, with the translated sequence MMIEFNQMLEVVHPFPSEPNQARATSQLHSGFLRSVQHYPDNIALTIGNKQYSYVNLYTIAQRWAFALRQSTKPLRRVGIFAYRSEAAYVGVLASLLAGATFVPLNYTFPIQRTQAMIEQSELDAIIVDHHSYGQFLQLADSLPALPPCVLLPDCLHAPTLDTTIYSQAELAELPTDHVPVAVPPEAIAYLLFTSGSTGNPKGVPISHSNVTHFLKVNQARYQITPADRLSQTFDQTFDLAIFDLFMAWNHGAAVCVLQPLQLLSPFRLIEEQEITVWFSVPSVAALLRKQKLLKPNSLPNLRLSLFCGEALPKATAEAWQLAAPNSMIENLYGPTELTIACAVYRWNSQTSPTECLNEVVPIGKLYPGLTALVVDANDNPVQPGTEGELCVAGPQTFQGYWHNPNLTEQRFLRSKQLNGEEISYYRTGDRVVRRANGSMIYLGRSDQQIKVHGYRVELSEIEGALLLQPGVVAAVALGWPLENGSASGIVAFVIAPSIATSDLRQAVQPLLPNYMLPRTIYQLETMPLNANGKIDRLALARRLEGTA
- the acnA gene encoding aconitate hydratase AcnA translates to MQALNSSFQRSLECAGQTYSVWSIQALARSYQLELETLPFSLRLLLEAQLRAFGRGLGDLAAIEALINQLQRPDIAQPKVVIPYLPARVLLQDFTGVPVFVDLAAIREAVAEAGGDPSTVNPIVPTDVVVDHSIIVDVAGVPNAFAINTRYEFERNQERYQLLRWAEASFEQVRVFPPGSGIVHQINLEHLATVVQTQVTAAGELMLPDSVCGTDSHTTMINGLGVLGWGVGGIEAEAVMLGYPLMLTLPSVVGVELTGTLRPGVTTTDLVLSLTQRLRQAGVVEQFVEFCGTGVNQLSIAERATIANMAPEYGATCGYFPVDSETIRYLQTTGRSAELVQQVEAYYQFQGLFRQPNAPLPKFAKLIQFDLATVEACVAGPARPQDRRNLRDVPASVVAAVQQKQQPITVVLDDHTYRLNHGALLLAAITSCTNTSNPAVMLAAGVLAQQAVERGLRVPAYVKTSLSPGSRVVAAYLQAAGLLPALETLGFQIVGYGCMTCSGSSGPIHPQLSQAVAEQGLIASGVLSGNRNFEGRIHPAVRLNYLASPPLVVAYALAGTMNIDLETEPLGYDHDGQAVYLADIWPSDQTIQALLANLIKPSMFHKHYQQPVIPAEWQAITIKKTLFYPWAEQSTYLKRPHYIHGNLGQAPNMIKQARVLALLGDSITTDHISPGGAIDPKGEAGCYLLEQGVAPADFNAYGARRGNHEVMVRGGFANARLRNQLLAGIEGGFSLHQPSGQQDTIYATAMHYAATQTPLIILAGNEYGSGSSRDWAAKAPKLLGVQAVLAASFERIHRANLVCMGILPLEFMAEQTWQSLGLTGAEFYTIYGLDTLVAGGECVVETSDADGNVNRWTMRVRIDNPSELQTYYAGGILQQVVQRLALPQAKQVNQQ